A window of the Camelus dromedarius isolate mCamDro1 chromosome 5, mCamDro1.pat, whole genome shotgun sequence genome harbors these coding sequences:
- the ZBTB42 gene encoding zinc finger and BTB domain-containing protein 42 has protein sequence MEFPEHGGRLLGRLRQQRELGFLCDCTVLVGDARFPAHRAVLAACSVYFHLFYRDRPAGSRDTVRLNGDIVTAPAFGRLLDFMYEGRLDLRSLPVEDVLAAASYLHMNDIVKVCKGSLREKGRVPPPETPAPGAEPPGRSPRPLPAWAPELCPAARKARLPLARVKFTRPPPALGPPPWQVPAESGGALDLSLKRGPGQEPVRPPCVLQVAPCSRRKQGPQALVKDEPDSLSEQEDCGAPRSPPSPLQPPRIPAATRLAGGLEPLQLSEVGSGELELDTARGAMEDELGPGGHLCICPLCSKLFPSAHVLQLHLSAHFRERDGSRARLSPDGTVPTCPLCRKTFSCTYTLKRHERTHSGEKPYTCEQCGKSFQYSHNLSRHAVVHTREKPHACRWCERRFTQSGDLYRHVRKFHCGLVKSLLV, from the coding sequence ATGGAGTTCCCGGAGCACGGCGGGCGGTTGCTGGGCCGCCTGAGGCAGCAGCGCGAGCTGGGCTTCCTGTGCGACTGCACCGTGCTGGTGGGCGACGCGCGCTTCCCGGCCCACCGCGCCGTGCTGGCCGCGTGCAGCGTCTACTTCCATCTCTTCTACAGGGACCGGCCCGCCGGGAGCCGCGACACCGTGCGGCTCAACGGCGACATCGTCACGGCACCCGCCTTCGGTCGTCTGCTGGACTTCATGTACGAGGGCCGCCTGGACCTGCGCAGCCTGCCCGTCGAGGACGTCCTGGCGGCGGCCAGCTACCTGCACATGAACGACATCGTCAAGGTCTGCAAGGGCAGCCTCAGGGAGAAGGGCCGCGTGCCGCCCCCGGAGACCCCGGCCCCCGGCGCGGAGCCGCCTGGCCGGTCCCCGCGCCCCCTGCCTGCCTGGGCCCCCGAGCTCTGTCCAGCCGCCCGGAAGGCCAGGCTTCCTCTGGCCAGGGTCAAGTTCACCCGCCCTCCACCAGCACTGGGGCCTCCTCCCTGGCAGGTCCCAGCAGAATCGGGCGGGGCGCTGGACCTGTCGCTGAAGCGTGGCCCGGGGCAGGAGCCAGTCCGCCCACCCTGTGTCCTCCAGGTAGCCCCCTGCAGCCGGAGGAAGCAAGGGCCCCAGGCTCTAGTGAAGGATGAGCCGGACTCACTGTCGGAACAGGAGGACTGCGGCGCCCCTCGAAGCCCCCCCAGTCCCCTGCAGCCGCCCCGTATTCCTGCCGCCACGCGCCTGGCAGGGGGCTTGGAGCCGCTGCAGCTCAGCGAGGTGGGCAGTGGGGAACTGGAGCTGGATACGGCGCGCGGGGCAATGGAGGATGAGCTGGGGCCCGGCGGGCACCTCTGCATCTGCCCACTGTGCAGCAAGCTGTTCCCCAGCGCCCACGTGCTGCAGCTGCACCTCAGCGCCCACTTCCGTGAACGGGATGGCAGCCGTGCCCGGCTCTCGCCCGACGGTACCGTGCCCACCTGCCCGCTCTGCCGAAAGACTTTCTCCTGCACGTACACGCTGAAGAGGCACGAGCGCACGCACTCGGGCGAGAAGCCCTACACGTGTGAGCAGTGCGGCAAGAGCTTCCAGTACTCCCACAACCTGAGCCGCCACGCCGTGGTACACACGCGGGAGAAGCCGCACGCCTGCCGCTGGTGTGAGCGCCGCTTCACGCAGTCGGGGGACCTCTACCGCCACGTCCGCAAGTTTCACTGTGGACTGGTCAAGTCCCTGCTGGTGTGA